One stretch of Prunus persica cultivar Lovell chromosome G1, Prunus_persica_NCBIv2, whole genome shotgun sequence DNA includes these proteins:
- the LOC109947221 gene encoding uncharacterized protein LOC109947221, with product MGIVVLLVYVDDIVITGSDLEAISAIQTLLHSTFHMKDLGQLTYFLGLEVHHHPHGLFLHQHKYSQDLVQLAGLTNTTSVDTPMELNVKYRRDDGELLEDPTTYRKLVGSLIYLTITRPDISYAVHTVSKFMQALRHHHLSAVRRIIRYILGTPSRGLFFPTGSSLQLQAYSDADWAGCPDTRRPTTGWCMFLGDALISWKCKKQDHVSKSSTEAEYRAMSAVCSEIIWLCGLLTELGFNPLHPTPLHADNTSAIQIAANPVYHERTKHIEVDCHSIREAYDHQVITLPHVSTTLQIADIFTKSMPRQRHHFIVSKLMLVDFPASI from the coding sequence ATGGGTATCgttgttcttcttgtttatGTGGATGATATTGTCATCACTGGCTCTGACTTGGAGGCAATCTCTGCAATTCAGACTTTGTTGCATTCTACTTTCCACATGAAAGATCTTGGTCAGCTCACTTATTTCTTGGGTTTAGAGGTCCATCATCACCCTCATGGTCTCTTCTTGCATCAGCACAAGTACAGTCAAGATCTGGTTCAGTTAGCCGGCCTCACCAACACTACTTCCGTTGACACTCCCATGGAACTTAATGTGAAATATCGACGTGACGACGGGGAGCTTCTTGAGGATCCTACTACCTATCGGAAGCTGGTTGGTAGTCTTATCTATCTAACCATCACCCGACCAGACATCTCTTATGCTGTTCACACTGTCAGCAAGTTCATGCAAGCCCTGAGGCATCACCATCTCTCTGCCGTTCGCCGCATCATTCGCTATATTCTTGGCACACCTAGTCGTGGCTTGTTCTTCCCTACAGGTTCTTCTCTTCAGCTTCAGGCCTATAGTGACGCTGATTGGGCCGGTTGCCCAGACACCAGGAGACCTACTACTGGCTGGTGTATGTTTCTTGGTGATGCCcttatctcttggaaatgcaagaagcAAGACCACGTCTCCAAATCATCTACTGAGGCAGAGTATCGCGCCATGTCTGCTGTGTGCTCCGAGATCATTTGGCTGTGTGGTCTCCTCACAGAGCTTGGGTTCAATCCACTTCATCCTACTCCACTGCATGCTGACAACACAAGTGCCATCCAAATTGCAGCCAACCCCGTCTATCACGAACGCACCAAGCACATCGAGGTTGACTGTCACTCCATCCGAGAAGCCTATGATCATCAGGTTATCACCCTTCCACATGTCTCCACTACTCTGCAGATTGCCGATATCTTCACCAAATCCATGCCACGTCAGCGCCATCATTTCATCGTTAGCAAATTGATGCTTGTCGATTTCCCAGCATCAATTTGA
- the LOC18792573 gene encoding lignin-forming anionic peroxidase has product MTKSFSFTSHANVAFAMLLLFFIMSTASQAQLSSTFYDRTCPNALATIKSSISRAVSQERRMAASLMRLHFHDCFVQGCDASLLLNDSASIVSEKNAFQNRGSARGFEVIDDAKAQVEKICPGVVSCADILAVAARDASVAVSGPSWTVKLGRRDATRASQAQAESDLPLFTDSLDRLISRFGDRGLSPRDLVALSGAHTIGQAQCFTFRDRIYNNGSDIDSNFATTRRRRCPAAAPNGNTNLAPLDLVTPNSFDYNYFKNLIQKKGLLESDQVLFSGGSTDSIVSEYSSKPATFRSDFGIAMIKMGDVSPLTGSAGEIRRICTAVN; this is encoded by the exons ATGACCAAGTCTTTCTCTTTCACGTCCCATGCAAATGTTGCATTCGCGATGttgttgcttttcttcatcatgAGCACAGCAAGCCAAGCGCAACTGTCTTCAACATTCTATGACCGAACCTGCCCAAACGCTCTTGCTACTATCAAATCATCCATAAGCAGAGCAGTTTCGCAAGAACGCCGGATGGCGGCGTCCCTAATGCGCCTCCATTTCCATGATTGCTTTGTTCAG GGTTGTGACGCCTCACTCTTACTTAATGATTCTGCTTCTATCGTAAGCGAAAAGAACGCATTTCAAAACAGGGGTTCTGCTAGAGGCTTCGAAGTCATAGATGATGCAAAAGCTCAAGTGGAGAAGATTTGCCCTGGTGTTGTATCTTGCGCAGATATCCTTGCTGTGGCAGCTCGGGATGCATCAGTTGCT GTGAGTGGTCCATCTTGGACTGTGAAGCTTGGAAGAAGAGATGCGACCAGAGCAAGCCAAGCCCAAGCTGAAAGTGACCTTCCACTTTTCACAGACTCCCTTGACCGCCTTATTTCCAGATTTGGTGACAGAGGCCTCAGTCCCAGAGATCTGGTTGCGTTGTCAG GTGCACATACAATAGGGCAGGCTCAGTGCTTCACATTTCGTGACAGGATTTACAACAATGGAAGTGACATTGATTCTAACTTTGCAACTACTCGCAGACGCCGCTGTCCAGCTGCTGCACCCAACGGTAACACCAATTTGGCACCACTTGATTTGGTGACACCAAATTCATTCGACTACAATTACTTCAAGAATTTAATCCAGAAGAAGGGTCTTCTTGAATCAGATCAAGTTCTCTTTAGTGGAGGATCCACAGACAGCATTGTCTCTGAGTATAGTTCGAAACCCGCAACTTTTAGGTCTGATTTTGGAATCGCCATGATTAAGATGGGAGACGTTTCTCCTCTCACCGGTTCAGCTGGAGAGATCAGAAGGATTTGCACTGCTGTCAACTAA
- the LOC18788799 gene encoding DEAD-box ATP-dependent RNA helicase 32, giving the protein MRKPISKTSRKQKELSELQEIELLKSWIESQQPECGSNPMSLPPLPSDAPVGRMGPTILSRYAGATRFDQLPISKKTKDALRQSKYIEMTDIQKASLPHALCGRDILGAAKTGSGKTLAFVIPLVEKLYRERWCPQDGVGSIILSPTREIASQTFDVLKAVGKHHNFSAGLLIGGRRDVEAEKERVNELNILVCTPGRLLQHMDETPNFDCSQLQVLVLDEADRCLDSGFEATLNAIISQLPNRRQTFLFSATQTKSVQHLARLSLKDPEYLSVHEKSVTATPKNLQQMAIIVPLDQKLDLLWSFVKTHLNSRILVFLSTRKQVKFVFEAFKKLRPGTPLKCLHGKMKQEGRMGTYSQFTEKHSVLFSTDVASRGLDFNKAVDWVVQVDCPEDVASYIHRVGRTARYDSSGRSVLFLTPSEEKMLDKLQAAKIPIKKLKHNEGRMQPVSGLLAALLVKYPDTLQGLAKRAFITYLKSVHNQKDKEIFDVMKLPIDEFSASIGLPMTPKIRFLNTKIKSKKVSKLSPIVEPEILDKENELELPKEELDIGDFKEEGEKDALLTNDRENEAEEEGRKIGDLIPATRISKKKKLKININRPVGTRVVFDEEGNTLPPLAKLADTKNVSGLLDQIEDKKTEYYKKLREDLKKVDKEDKDLDRQRRREKRMKDKMKQKRGNIEEEEDDDLSDSEGEPSEDRPHKRSKIYFDSDDEGEREESKDKLGFKPDSVSLAEQEALALKLLSSMHS; this is encoded by the exons ATGAGAAAACCCATATCAAAGACCTCCCGCAAGCAAAAGGAACTTTCGGAGCTCCAAGAAATCGAGCTTCTGAAATCATGGATTGAATCCCAGCAACCCGAATGTGGCTCCAATCCCATgtctcttcctcctctgcCCTCCGACGCCCCCGTCGGCCGCATGGGCCCCACAATCTTGTCGCGCTACGCCGGCGCCACCAGGTTCGACCAGTTGCCCATCTCTAAGAAGACCAAGGACGCCTTACGCCAATCCAAGTACATCGAAATGACCGATATTCAGAAGGCGTCTTTGCCCCACGCTCTATGTGGCAGAGATATTCTTGGTGCCGCCAAGACGGGCTCGGGAAAGACTCTGGCTTTTGTTATACCG CTTGTGGAAAAATTGTATAGAGAGAGATGGTGTCCTCAGGATGGGGTAGGCAGCATCATATTATCTCCAACAAGGGAAATAGCTAGTCAAACTTTTGATGTGTTAAAAGCGGTTGGGAAGCACCATAATTTTAGTGCTGGCCTCCTAATTGGTGGTCGCAGAGATGTTGAAGCAGAGAAGGAGCGTGTAAATGAGCTGAACATACTGGTTTGCACTCCTGGCCGGCTTCTTCAGCACATGGATGAAACTCCAAATTTTGATTGTTCACAGCTTCAG GTTTTGGTCCTTGATGAGGCAGACCGTTGTCTTGATTCAGGATTTGAGGCGACACTGAATGCAATCATTTCACAGCTACCCAACAGAAGACAAACCTTTCTGTTCTCAGCAACTCAAACAAAGTCAGTTCAACATCTTGCAAGACTCAGTTTGAAGGATCCAGAGTATCTCAGTGTGCATGAGAAGTCTGTGACAGCCACTCCTAAGAATTTGCAGCAAATGGCAATCATCGTTCCTCTTGACCAAAAGTTAGACCTGCTGTGGAGCTTCGTAAAGACACACCTAAATTCTAGGATTTTAGTGTTTCTATCAACCCGAAAACAG GTAAAATTTGTCTTTGAAGCATTTAAAAAGCTCCGTCCTGGAACACCCTTGAAGTGTCTTCATGGTAAGATGAAGCAAGAGGGACGAATGGGAACATACTCACAGTTTACTGAAAAGCATTCAGTTCTCTTCTCGACTGATGTGGCTTCAAGAGGCCTTGATTTCAACAAGGCAGTTGACTGGGTTGTTCAG GTGGATTGTCCAGAAGATGTTGCATCTTACATACATAGAGTTGGCCGAACTGCTCGCTATGATTCTTCTGGGCGATCAGTTTTATTCCTGACGCcttcagaagaaaaaatgcTTGATAAATTACAAGCAGCAAAAATACccataaagaaattaaag CATAACGAGGGACGAATGCAACCGGTGTCTGGGTTGTTAGCAGCTTTGCTAGTCAAGTACCCGGATACGCTTCAGGGTCTGGCTAAAAGGGCCTTTATCACGTATCTGAAGTCGGTTCACAATCAGAAGGACAAAGAGATTTTTGATGTTATGAAACTACCAATTGATGAATTTTCAGCATCAATAGGTCTACCAATGACCCCCAAAATCCGTTTTTTAAACACGAAAATCAAGTCAAAGAAAGTGTCCAAACTATCTCCCATTGTTGAACCAGAAATTTTGGACAAGGAGAATGAATTGGAGCTTCCTAAAGAGGAGCTTGATATTGGTGATTTTAAGGAAGAGGGGGAGAAAGATGCTCTTCTAACAAATGATAGAGAAAATGAGGCAGaggaggaaggaagaaaaattggAGATCTTAT ACCGGCAACTCGGATttcgaagaaaaagaagttaaagATCAATATCAATAGGCCAGTGGGAACTAGAGTCGTCTTTGACGAGGAAGGCAACACGCTACCGCCACTAGCGAAGCTGGCTGACACAAAAAATGTCAGTGGCCTGCTTGATCAGATTGAAG ACAAGAAAACCGAATATTATAAGAAGCTTAGAGAAGATTTGAAGAAGGTGGACAAGGAAGACAAGGATTTGGACCGCCAGCGTCGTCGTGAAAAGCGAATGAAGGATAAGATGAAGCAGAAGAGAGGAAATatagaagaagaggaggatgaTGATCTTTCTGATTCAGAAGGAGAGCCATCTGAGGATCGACCCCACAAGAGGTCAAAGATATACTTTGATAGTGATGATGAGggtgagagagaagaaagtaaGGATAAACTGGGGTTCAAGCCTGACTCAGTATCTTTAGCGGAACAAGAAGCTTTGGCTCTCAAATTGTTAAGTTCCATGCACTCATAA
- the LOC18792665 gene encoding pentatricopeptide repeat-containing protein At5g13770, chloroplastic translates to MAISSSAASSADWSLAWVISCRETHKFNFFTSCKTSSSFSIPCYNLRVFNVNSSGCHSPILEDEASTTLPVIELDLKFPDPQEEFSTPDADNLNDFLCGLFQDRQTEEFAYEQYEKAKKKRPEFIPNKSTFEHLIRYLIRSKKWGSVLSVCDDFKNYHVLPDSYTCSRLIASCIRARKFKMVRTLLEVFKADDDVAVPAFDSAMRGYNELHMFKSTISLFERMKSNGIVPNSGCYCRIMEAYFKKGDSRKVVELFYELGSRQLDFTPFSTQIYGILCESLTKLGQPFEALEVFRSRTKEGISLDSSKIYSVLISSFASIREVEVAEELFEEAETKKMLRDPSVFLRLISMYVETGLTQKTLGVVKAMKGANIRVSDNICCAVVSGFSRKNRLLTAVKVFKDLVLMGCEPGQVTYASIINVYCRLGLHSKAEMIFREMEEKGFDKCVVAYSSMVVMYGKTGRPRDAMRLVAKMKERGCKPNVWIYNSLMDMHGRDNNLRQVSKLWTEMKRRKVAPDKVSYTTVIGAYNKAGDFEMCMRYYHEFRIHGGVLDKAMAGMMVGVFSKTGRVDELVKLLRDMKSEGTGLDGRLYRSALNALTDSGLQTQVKWLQGSFKVT, encoded by the coding sequence ATGGCCATCTCCAGTTCTGCTGCAAGTTCGGCAGACTGGTCTTTGGCTTGGGTGATATCATGCAGAGAAACCCACAAATTCAACTTCTTCACATCCTGCAAAACCAGTTCCTCGTTTTCCATCCCCTGCTATAATCTCCGAGTTTTCAATGTAAATTCTTCAGGTTGTCACTCTCCGATCTTAGAAGACGAAGCATCCACCACTTTGCCAGTCATTGAATTGGACCTGAAGTTTCCAGATCCCCAAGAAGAATTTTCAACCCCGGATGCTGATAACTTGAACGATTTTCTATGTGGGTTGTTTCAAGATCGTCAGACTGAAGAATTTGCGTATGAACAGTATGAGAAAGCGAAAAAGAAGAGGCCAGAATTCATACCAAACAAATCAACATTTGAGCATCTAATAAGGTATTTGATACGTTCCAAGAAATGGGGTTCAGTGCTTTCAGTTTGTGATGATTTTAAGAATTACCATGTACTGCCTGATAGTTATACTTGCTCTAGGCTGATCGCTAGCTGCATTAGAgctagaaaattcaaaatggtTAGGACTTTGCTTGAAGTATTTAAGGCTGATGATGATGTCGCTGTCCCGGCCTTTGATTCCGCAATGAGAGGCTATAATGAGCTTCATATGTTCAAAAGTACAATTTCTCTGTTTGAACGAATGAAATCTAATGGAATTGTTCCAAATTCTGGATGTTATTGCCGGATCATGGAAGCTTATTTCAAGAAAGGCGACAGTAGAAAAGTTGTTGAATTGTTTTATGAACTAGGAAGTAGGCAATTGGATTTTACCCCATTTTCAACTCAAATATACGGAATTCTATGTGAGTCACTGACCAAATTGGGACAGCCTTTTGAAGCTCTGGAAGTTTTTCGAAGTAGGACAAAGGAAGGAATTTCTTTAGACTCTTCAAAGATCTACTCTGTGTTGATTAGCTCATTCGCGAGCATCCGAGAAGTGGAGGTGGCTGAAGAGCTTTTTGAGGAAGCGGAGACCAAGAAAATGTTGAGGGATCCGTCTGTATTTTTAAGACTTATATCAATGTATGTGGAAACAGGGTTGACACAGAAGACTCTTGGAGTAGTTAAGGCGATGAAGGGTGCAAATATCAGAGTTTCGGACAATATATGCTGCGCAGTTGTTAGTGGCTTCTCCAGGAAAAACAGGTTGCTGACTGCGGTAAAAGTTTTCAAAGATTTGGTGTTAATGGGATGTGAGCCAGGACAAGTGACATACGCGTCGATTATCAACGTATATTGTCGTCTGGGGCTTCACTCCAAGGCTGAAATGATTTTTAGAGAGATGGAGGAAAAGGGGTTTGATAAATGTGTAGTGGCTTATTCTAGCATGGTTGTAATGTACGGGAAAACAGGAAGGCCAAGAGATGCAATGAGACTTGTGGCGAAGATGAAAGAAAGAGGGTGCAAGCCAAATGTATGGATTTACAATTCTTTGATGGATATGCATGGAAGGGATAATAATTTGAGGCAAGTTTCAAAGCTATGGACAGAAATGAAGCGAAGGAAGGTTGCACCAGATAAAGTAAGCTACACAACTGTTATAGGTGCTTACAACAAGGCAGGGGATTTTGAAATGTGCATGAGATATTACCATGAGTTTAGGATCCATGGGGGTGTTTTAGACAAGGCCATGGCTGGAATGATGGTTGGGGTTTTCTCGAAAACCGGTCGAGTTGATGAGTTGGTGAAGCTTCTGCGAGATATGAAATCAGAAGGAACAGGATTAGATGGGAGGCTTTATCGGTCAGCCTTGAATGCTTTGACAGATTCTGGGCTGCAAACGCAGGTCAAATGGTTGCAAGGTAGCTTTAAGGTGACCTAG